A single Salmo salar unplaced genomic scaffold, Ssal_v3.1, whole genome shotgun sequence DNA region contains:
- the LOC106593866 gene encoding PRELI domain containing protein 3A isoform X1 — MCDEPCLLVVYGPDPPYNDSYPWETVIKAAMRKYPNPMNPSVVGVDVLDRNLDTDGRLHSHRLLSTEWGLPGIVRAILGTSHTRTYVKEHSIVDPVEKKMELYSTNITLTNLVSVDERLVYRPHPDNPEVTVLTQEAIITVKGVSLSSYLEGMMALRMSANARKGWDAIEWIIQNSERENVPLCDLY; from the exons ATGTGTGATGAACCGTGTCTACTTGTTGTCTATGGACCGGATCCACCGTACAACGACAG ctacccGTGGGAGACGGTGATCAAGGCAGCGATGAGGAAGTACCCTAATCCCATGAACCCTAGTGTGGTGGGAGTGGATGTGTTAGACAGGAACCTGGACACTGATGGACGGCTCCACAGCCACAGACTCCTCAGCACCGAGTGGGGCCTGCCCGGTATCGTACGAGCG ATCTTGGGGACCAGTCATACCAGGACGTACGTCAAGGAGCACTCCATCGTGGATCCTGTGGAGAAAAAGATGGAGCTTTATTCAACAAAT ATAACTCTAACCAATCTGGTGTCAGTGGATGAAAGACTGGTTTACAGACCTCACCCAGACAACCCAGAGGT TACTGTTCTGACCCAGGAGGCCATCATCACAGTAAAAGGAGTCAGTTTGAGCAGTTACCTGGAGGGAATGATGGCCCTCAGAATGTCAGCTAACGCCAGAAAG GGTTGGGATGCTATAGAGTGGATCATTCAGAACTCTGAAAGGGAGAACGTTCCTCTATGTGACCTGTACTAA
- the LOC106593866 gene encoding PRELI domain containing protein 3A isoform X3, with protein sequence MKIWSTEHVFSYPWETVIKAAMRKYPNPMNPSVVGVDVLDRNLDTDGRLHSHRLLSTEWGLPGIVRAILGTSHTRTYVKEHSIVDPVEKKMELYSTNITLTNLVSVDERLVYRPHPDNPEVTVLTQEAIITVKGVSLSSYLEGMMALRMSANARKGWDAIEWIIQNSERENVPLCDLY encoded by the exons ATGAAGATCTGGAGTACAGAACATGTTTTCAG ctacccGTGGGAGACGGTGATCAAGGCAGCGATGAGGAAGTACCCTAATCCCATGAACCCTAGTGTGGTGGGAGTGGATGTGTTAGACAGGAACCTGGACACTGATGGACGGCTCCACAGCCACAGACTCCTCAGCACCGAGTGGGGCCTGCCCGGTATCGTACGAGCG ATCTTGGGGACCAGTCATACCAGGACGTACGTCAAGGAGCACTCCATCGTGGATCCTGTGGAGAAAAAGATGGAGCTTTATTCAACAAAT ATAACTCTAACCAATCTGGTGTCAGTGGATGAAAGACTGGTTTACAGACCTCACCCAGACAACCCAGAGGT TACTGTTCTGACCCAGGAGGCCATCATCACAGTAAAAGGAGTCAGTTTGAGCAGTTACCTGGAGGGAATGATGGCCCTCAGAATGTCAGCTAACGCCAGAAAG GGTTGGGATGCTATAGAGTGGATCATTCAGAACTCTGAAAGGGAGAACGTTCCTCTATGTGACCTGTACTAA
- the LOC106593866 gene encoding PRELI domain containing protein 3A isoform X2 codes for MRQSSDATRFPVPLNIYPWETVIKAAMRKYPNPMNPSVVGVDVLDRNLDTDGRLHSHRLLSTEWGLPGIVRAILGTSHTRTYVKEHSIVDPVEKKMELYSTNITLTNLVSVDERLVYRPHPDNPEVTVLTQEAIITVKGVSLSSYLEGMMALRMSANARKGWDAIEWIIQNSERENVPLCDLY; via the exons ATGAGGCAGAGCAGCGATGCGACACGGTTCCCGGTCCCGTTGAACAT ctacccGTGGGAGACGGTGATCAAGGCAGCGATGAGGAAGTACCCTAATCCCATGAACCCTAGTGTGGTGGGAGTGGATGTGTTAGACAGGAACCTGGACACTGATGGACGGCTCCACAGCCACAGACTCCTCAGCACCGAGTGGGGCCTGCCCGGTATCGTACGAGCG ATCTTGGGGACCAGTCATACCAGGACGTACGTCAAGGAGCACTCCATCGTGGATCCTGTGGAGAAAAAGATGGAGCTTTATTCAACAAAT ATAACTCTAACCAATCTGGTGTCAGTGGATGAAAGACTGGTTTACAGACCTCACCCAGACAACCCAGAGGT TACTGTTCTGACCCAGGAGGCCATCATCACAGTAAAAGGAGTCAGTTTGAGCAGTTACCTGGAGGGAATGATGGCCCTCAGAATGTCAGCTAACGCCAGAAAG GGTTGGGATGCTATAGAGTGGATCATTCAGAACTCTGAAAGGGAGAACGTTCCTCTATGTGACCTGTACTAA